CTGAGAGAAGAAGCAAAGCAGTAAAGGGATAATTAGAAAGCACCGCCCACCAGGAGTAGCCATACATACACAGACCCGCCCACCAGGAgtagacatacatgcacagaccCACCTACCAGGagtagacatacatacacagacctGAAAGAAAGGGACCAAGAGATTCATTCATACTCACTACTGGGACTCAGAGATAAGAAAGAAGTTACTAGAACCTTTCCTATCAGTCTTCAACTCCTGCAGCTTTTATCTCTCACGGAATTATAGGACAAGCACAGGTAATCCTTACAAGTTGAGTATATCCCTAACAATATTATTTCTCAAACCCACAATGACACCACAGATGATGCTTTTGTGTAGTAGAGTAGATGTTCTCTGTAGAAGTGTGATTCATGTTGCTGCAGTTCAGACTCTTGGTGTTGGACACATTTAGATCCTTATGGACCATAACATCACTCAAACACCCATCATCTTTATCTGTATTTATGATAGTGCAAGGCCTCCATTTGTCTAGGCTGCTGAGTTAACACTGCAGTGTCAGCTTCCCCTTCTTTTTTGCTTAGCTCCTTTGCCCATGGAAATCAAAGTTGCCAATGCGAACATCTATGCAGGTATAAATCTAGGTATATAAACTGAGAGTCAGCATTCACTTGGCTGTCAGACATTTAAAGTGGTTAGATCTAGGACTCATATTATTTATCTTTGCCATCATGAAAGTGCTCTGAAAATCCTTGCACAGAACTCTGGTGCTCTTGAGACCATATTTCAGAACAAACTGCACTGAGACACCTGCTGATATATGGATTCTAAATGCCCAGGACTCAGTTTATTGCTGGAAGGTACAGTTCCTAGTCATGATGACCTGTGCTGCACTCCAGACGGTCTTATGGACAGAACATTAATGGACAAATTACCTGTTATTGACAATAGAACCCAAGAAAGTGGGCACTTTGAGCACTGATTAGCAGTGTTACGAATGACCATCAGAAGTTAAGAATGCTATGGATCAAAAATATCCTGATTTTTTGGGGTACAAATCATCTCTTGCtgttattcatatttttctgaGCTTCCCTCAGCCTTTCTCTTGGCTCTCCTTCAGCTACACCCACCTTACATATTAGGTGAGCTCTATCCCTTAGACTTCTGATTTCAGGgcctacttctttctttctacttgtgTTGGATATTCTTCCCTTCTCTATCTGAACTTGGTTTTGACTAGGAGTTTAGCTAAGTGGTACAGTATTTGTCTAAGACAACAAACACCCCCTTCTTTTTCAACCATAATCGTATAGCTCcattggaagttttttttttttttttaactatagcaTCTCCCATATTGGAGTGACAAGCATGTTTAATCTGATGctatatgttaataaaaatactgaGGATACAtgaatcaaacaaaacaacacaacataCTAACTCATGAACCTTAAAACTGGACCAAAATTAAGTTTAAAGCCAAGTGGATGTGATAATTATCACACATGACATAATCCATAGAAAAAAGCGCCAAGAAAAGAATCTTCATATTGTACTCTTGCTTGATGTCGTCCTAGGAAAAACAGTGATAATTCTACAAATGTGTCATAAACAACTAAAAAGTCCCCTTCTGGTTTCAAATGAATCTTCCTTGGCTAATTTTTCTCCTCTCAAACAAAACCTTTATATACAGGACCAATTtaaatccctcctccccttcaaaTATCCAAGCATCCAGGAACATTATACAATGCAAAGTGCCTTAAGAAAGGATTCTGTAGTGCCAGTGGTCTAACTGATCTGAGGAAGCGGGATGCTGTAACACTGATGGGCCAGTCAAGCAATGGTGGTTTGCTTCTCCTCCGGTGTTTCCTCCAGCAACTGCATGATCAGTTCATGGAGGGGTTTGCAGATCTTTGCATAGCCCCCTCCCGTGAGATGAAGAAAATCAAACATGTCGTGGCAGGAGATGGCACCGTCCGAGTGCACGAAGCCCCCATCTATATCAAGGAGCTGCACATTGGCAAGCTTCGGTAGGGAAACCTTGAGAAGCTGGTTCACCTTGGCATTCTTTTGTCTTAAAGGGTTGGGCTTCTCACCTCGAGGTAACAGACCCAGTACAATGATCTTGGCCTGCGGCTGCCGCGTGTTTATAAGTTGTACAATAGCCTCAATCCCACCTGCTACTTCTTCTGCTGTATTTTCGTGGTTGTTTGTTCCTACACAGACAACAATGACCTTAGGCTTAAAGTTCTCCAGCTCTCCATTCTTTAGTCTCCATAAAACGTGTCGTGTTGTGTCTCCCCCAATTCCAAAATTAAGAGCATGAAGTGGGGAAAACAGCTCCCGCCATATCTCGTATTGCTGCATTAACTGTACCATGGAGTCTCCCACAAACAGCACATCTGGCTCTTTGTCTTTACAGTCCAGAACAAACCTATTATGCTGTCATCTCCTTGAATATCTTCTGCGGCATGTGGAATAGCTGCTGGGTTGGAGTCTCCTTGGCTCATTCTACACAGAGGCAGAGGGTCCGTGCGGGGCCCTCAGCGGCTGCGGCGTCGGCGGGTTGCGCTTCAGTCGCTCGCTTGATCCCGACCCATTGGAAGTTTTATAATGAAatgatatgtgtttgtgtgtgcactgtCATATGTACACATGACCAGAAGTCAGTGTGTCGTATGTTTCTTTACCCATTCCCCTCTTTTAAGATAAAGTCTCTCCCTGAATTTGGAGCTCCCTAAATGGCtagaatcttcctgtctctgtcacccAGTGCTATGATGATAGGCATGTACAGCTATGGACGGAGGTGCTGGGTATCTGAACACAGGCCCTCATGCTTCCACAGGCATGGTACATACTAAGCAGTCTCTTCACCCTCTAAAGCCTTTAAGTCTATTTTAAAGTTTGGTCTATTAttaattaaattgtgtgtgtgcaatacattaaaatatactcTTTTTTTGGAAATATTATTATGAGGTCATACGTTCCATGTTCTAGTTAccttttattgtcaacttgaaacagccAAGGGTCACCTGAGAGGGTGGCCTCAAATGAGGAGTTGCCTTGACTAGATTGGCCTGTGAGTACACCTGTAgggaattgtcttgattattaattgatgcaGGGTGGGGGCAGCCTACTGTGGTGgtactatttctaaacaggtggTCCTCGTCTATGGAAGAAGTATAGCTAAGCATAAGCCTATGAGAAAGAAAGCCAAAGAGTGTGCAACAAGCAGTGTTCCTTCGTGATTCCTGCCCCAGTGTACTTGTCTTGACTTTCTTCCCTCGCTTTCTCAATGATGGGCTGGGAACTACAAGCATAAGGCAAGAAATCAATGTCCTCCATTAAGCTGCTTTTTGCCatagtatttatcacagcaacagagcaaCTGgaacagaaattggtaccagccATTCACTGTGGAGTTAATACCTTGAGCCATTCATTGTGGAGTTAATACCTTGACTCTCTGATGTTGTATTGTGCCTCCTACTCCTTTCTAGTATTTAATTTCCAATCTCCCCTATAAATAATAGTAGGCTTCAAGACTGTCTGTAGCATATGTGTCTGCACAAACTATTGAGGGAAGACCTTTAAGAATCTTTGTTTCTATGTCAACTAGGATCAAGAGTCTAGATGGACGACTGCCATTTCTAATGAGGTTAAATTAAATCCTGAGGAAGGACTGGAACCATTAAGGATAAATCTAAGGGCCTGAAACAGTAGCTTTAGACATTTACCATGAAAATATTACAATCTTTTAGATATACTCCTGAAAACCAATTGAGTATTATCCCTGGCTATGCCCCAAGAAAGGAACCCAGGGTGTGGGTAGAAGTAGGTTTGCACACATCACAGTTTGGACATGGTATCCACAAGTTTCTTTCAAATCTTGGTGGGAGCGTAGGAACACTTCTTGACCAGCCAAAAGAAACGCTTTACACTTGGGGCTGGAACACCGATAAGCTGCAGAGGTGCCCTCTATGGACCAAGTAATTCCCAGACACCAGGCTAGATATAGGGAGAATTTAGGTTGACCAAGGGAAGGACCAGAGAAGAATAAGACGGTGGATTTTACCTCCCTCTCCCTAAGGACCCACATATCATATGCTTCATGGTCCTGGAGGATACCACAAGAAAGATGGGAGGTAGGAGGCAAGAGGAATGAACCAGTGTTTAAAATTTAATGACATCAGTTACACTTTGTAATAATTTGGTTAAATTTTGACTGACAATGTTTACATTATTCAAACAGCTTAAATCTAAttgattaaattaaaatagaaaattaaaaaaaggaatctAGCAAGTAGAACATTTTTCAGAAGTGTGGGTAAACTTTAGGACATTGTAATGTTTctctgtgcacatatatgtgttttctgtgtgtttatgtgcctTTGAGTGCATATACCTGGTATAGGGCTAGTTGTTTCTAAAGCTtataatttcctttcttaaagAAGGAATTTATTATTCCTTTTCTTGTTATCATATAGGTTGAAGACTGATGCTCACAATTATGGCAATACATTTCATTTGCCTACACATATCAGAAACTTGAATGACTAAGAAGGACATTTTGAACATTTGGGGACATGAACTTTTCAATCTCACTATCTTATTGTGGGTCACTCTTtgattacatgaaaaaaaaaaaacaacaaaatccttcAAAATCTGGCATCCTAATAATTACTTCCCTGACAAAATGTGTAACTTAAGGAATTGAAACTAGATGCTTGGAAGTTAGGCCCACTCTTCTTCTGCAGGAATGTAAGTGCCtttgtgtgatttaaaaaaaaaaaaaaaaacaactcatctAAGACAGTTTTCTAAAAAAACATAATTGCACACAACATTTGTCCAAATAAGTCTCAAGTAGATAAAGAGAACTCAAGTAATAAGTATAATAAAGCGCTGTGGGCAGATCTTAGAAGCAAGTCACACAGCTCATGCTGAGGATTGTTTTAGATGGAATTGTATCGTGTGGTTATTAGCAAACTACCCTATCTCCTTAACGCAGTtatgctggaaaaaaaagaaaacaggaggaagTGCATTACCTCCAGCCAAGGGAGATGCAATGTGTTACAAAACACACCAAGGAACTCAGAGTTTTGGGTTTGTATGGAGCTATTCTCTCACTTACTATCCCAGCCATCTCCAACACATCTTGTCCAGGAAATGGGCTACAAAAATATGCAAGGTAGAGGAACATGCAAAAGAAACTCCATTCTAGAACAGTTGTAgatgtaaaaatgaattataaatttcCTGTTCCATAAACTGCATAAACTGGAGAATTATATCTTTGCTTCATGTTTTGGGTTATGGCCAGAGATGTCTTCCTTTGTGAATATTTCTTGGATGCTTTCTACAAGGCAATAGCACTTAAAGTATGTAACTTCAGTATTGTTTGGCAGTTTGTTAGTAATGAAGGGTTCTGGGTACCAATTAGCCTGATTAAATCATCACCCCAGAGGCAGGATCCAGgaaattggttttattttcatgttctctACTGGTTTCTGATGCTCACTAAAGTCTGAGAACTTCTGCCTTCCTGAGAGCAATGGCAAGGGACAGCAACAAAACCCTGAGGTCAGGAATAGAAAGAGCCAGTTTGATAATGGGGAAATCAGCATTGCTTAAGTTCTGTGTCATCAAACACCATCTCCAAGAGGAAAGGGAGTCGATCATAGACATTAACTCAGAGGGGCAGAGTCCTCATTTCTTCTACCAttagacagagaacagagagttGAAAGACACTTTCCTAAGCTTTATCACACTGTTAAAGGAAAGCTGGAAGCTTATCCTAGGACTTCCTGTGATACCTCCTACATGGAGCTATCCTCCCTCTGAGAGCCGGCAGGAAGGGTTCATAGATGGAAATCAGGGCAAGTTTCAGAGACAGTAAAGCTATTTCATATGCCCAAACtactctttatttaaaaatagcctTGGTGTGATTATCTTTAAGCCATCTGTTCATTGTAAACTGCTATTTAAGAGATAAAAATGTCAAAGGTAACAAAGCTAATAATACCAATCCATTAAATGAGCAGCCAGAGATAATACACCAGGGTACATCCTTGGTGAGGAGACACTGGATTCCTGCTGAATGTTGGTGACATTGTAGTGATGGGGTGGAGTAGTCATATGACACTGATTGATGATCTGTAGTCATTTGACCTTTATTCCTCTTTGAAGTCATATAAGGAATGAGCCTAGACTCTATATTATCTATAAACGCCCCATTAGTTGGTGCTTTCCCTTGAAACATATCCCAAGGAAAGAATTCAGGCAGGTCACTTATCTGAAGATATTAGAAACCCTGGCAATGAGACAGATAAATGTAACATGGAGAGGAAGAACAGCTGATCAGGAATTAGCTACCAAGCAAGAGCATACTGTGGACAACTAAGACTACTCTGTGAAGGATCTTTGAGAGTCTCCATAGAACAAGGCCTTCACAGTCATTCCATGAGGTAAGTCAGGGTACATATACCCTACTGCTTGGATATTTTTGGGCTACTTCTGGGGAGGGAGAATGGTACTTCTCTGCAAGGTCTAGCTTGGTCTATCCAAGTAGACCaagaagccccccaccccccagcaaagAGATGCAGATGGGAAGATTTGAGGGTGTAGCTGTTGATCAAGAAAGGTAGGTTTCCACAAAAGTCTGGCTGAAGCTCTAGCAGCATGTACTATGTGTGGTCATACTTATTATGACATTTACATTGCTGGTGTGTGTAGATTCGGGCACGGTGCTGCCGGGCTGAGTTTTTTCCAAGGATTGTGGATATTTGAAAGTTTATGGGAAATCTCCCAAGTTTTAGCATGTGGGAATCAGTTTATAGTTAAAAAAGAAGAGACTGACCCTAGTGCCCACTTTTGTGCATTCCCTTTCAatgaatagatttatttattggtcaTGGGCATGAATTCTATCCCAGTTTGGAAAAAGTCATTCATTTGTTGTTTACTGGTCCCTAAGTAGCACACTGAGCTATGtgatccagcttgtttctttcactccatttatttatatttattcttattttaaactcCATTCCTGGGTAGAGACTGGAAAGCCCATTAGAAACAATACTCTGTAGTGTTCTGTGAGGGGAAGGAATGCATTCTGAGCAATACATCAGGAAACAAGATCCAGTAAGCATGCTGGTGGTTCCTTCTTCCTGGGACCCTATCACCTCTGACAGTGCAAGCTCTTCCCATGccaacctcctgtctctgcatccagGAGCCTGCTCTGATTGTTCTCTGTAACAGTTCTGGTTCCATCATGCTTCTTTCTCCTTGCTTGCTTAAGTTAATTATAGAAATCCTCACACATACCATCTTCTGTTTAACGTTTTTCAAAATAGTTGATTTCTCCTTTGTGTCTGTGATGTAGGGATGGATATGTGGGAAGAGGTcacatatatctatgtgtgtgcaagtgaggaggccagaggtcagcctcaggtgACTCACTCTAATggtctccattttattttttaaaacaggatcttTTACAGAACCTGGGGCATACCAGTTCGCTAGCCCGGTTGACCAGTAAGCCCCTTGGATCCTCCTATCTCCactcccagttctgggattacaatgAGGCATCACCACGCCTAGATTTTtatgtgggccctggggatcTGGATTCAGATCTTCATATTTGTGCCTCAAGCACTTCACCCACAAAAACTATTTTCCCTGGTAAGGATCAATAAAAATTGGCATTTTACTTAATACTTCTATATGTTTGTAGTGAGATTCTTACATGCCAAATGATGTAGCTTAATGAAGTAAGTACTTTCTTGTTCATCCTTTGGACCTGTATTTTCCTAGCACATAATAAACgttcagaaaataaatatgtgaacAAATCACCAAGACCAGGAACATTCACAGTGCTTCTGTTCTTATCGGCTCTTCGGAGTCCACAGAAGTATAGGGATGTTTGAGATACAGGTTCTACCTTTGAGGATATAAACTGGGTAGTTTAATAACCTTGTATATTaaacaaaggtaaaaatctttAATTAAGTTGATTAAACAATGTCCCATGATTTTAGTCCCCCAAATGACTTCAAATCTGATATGTTTCCAGAAAGAGAAGCTCTGTGACCAACCTCCAGATGCAGGGAGAGAATCGTGGATTGAAACtgtcctgcttttctttctgcaCATACCACTCCTAGAGCTGATTTATTGACCTCTTCAGTGCTCCATATGTTTTGTGTTCATGGGGCCTTACATATGTGCTTCCTGAGTCATATGGAAAGGATTTTTGACCTTTTTCTCATACTTCTGTATAGACATGTATTCTCTCTTGCCTCCCTCTATAGTGTGACTTTGTACTTTCTCTTATCAAGAGGAGCTGTTGAAGGCTAGTGGGGGTGGGTAGGCTGAAAGAGACTAAAGCGCTTGTCCCACAAAGTCTGTGGACTGTAGTTAAGGTCCATAGAACCTATATAAATGCTGGCTGAGCATGATGGCCTTCCTGTAATTCCAACATGTGAAAGGTGAAGATGGGGAATGCCTTAGGGCAAGCTGGTTAGCTAGACTAGTcatatcagtgagctctgggtttgattgagagaccttgcctcaatgaAAGGGGAAAGCAGTTAAGAAAGATTTCCAATCATCAGACTTAAGCTgtcacatgcacgcacacacatgtacacacaaatacattggAATATGAAAGGCACATGATAGGTATATGTGCATGCCGGAAAACAAAAGGGCAGTCTATTCTCCATCCCTTGAAACAGGGATCGTGTGAATGTGTGGCCTATTTTAGCTAAGATGATATAAGGTGAGGGCTgcaatgcatgtgtgcattgcaTCTGTAAAAGGGATTGACCCCTTGATACTTTTGGAAACAGTGTGACGTATGGCATGTGAATTATCCAGGGCTACTTTACAGGGAGATGGGAGACACATGACCCCTTTAGCACCATACCCCCACTGAAAACCAGCTAGCTACAAACAGGACAGAGACCATCGGCAGCTTGTGAGCAGCCTGCAGCTGATGGTCTCCATTACTTTCTTACAATTGTCTGACTTTCAACGTAGAGTAGAGAGATAACCCCAGCCAGATGGATAATGTTCACGTCACTTCAGAATTTGGTGAAAACTGCTCAGAGAGCTGAACCAGAAGGACATGCACTCTAGGCTGGTTGAAGGCCAGCAACTACAAGTAAATGATGGAGACCATCAGCTACAGGCTGTTCACTGTGTGGAAGCTGCAGGAGTGGCATGTGGAGCAGAGGCCAGTTGTCTTGAAGCTGATGAAACATGAAATACTGACCCATGCATTTTTGAACAAATACATGGTGACTGTTTCAAGCCACTTAGTATTGAGTGGTCTATTGTAAACAGAGCAAACTTATGCATGTTCTTGTactgctcctttaaaaaaaaagttttaactgGAGTAATGACAAAATCAGTAATTAAAACTGCTCATGCATAAACCTCAAATCACGcaccatatatgcacatacatggaaATGTGGAAAAAGAGATAATAGGATTATGAGTCATCTTTCTCCTCTCCACTTTGCTAAATTTATTAATCAATCTATAAAAaacttaaacttttaaaaataaaaccagacgAGCCAAAACGAGTGGGCAGTTTCTCCCAGCTCATCTCTGATAATTCTTCAGCAAATTCTGATGTGACAAGGACACTTCTCGTCTCCCTGAGGTTTCTGGATTATAAAAGCCAGATACCATGAAGAaatgccttcttcctttctcccaagcTTATTTCCTCTGGGGAGAATTTCAGAGAAGTGAGAAAGTCCCATATAGTGAGAGTCTATGTGTCAAGTCTCTTCTCACTAAAGCTTCCATGGGAATGAAAATTTGCCACATCTCTTGTGGTCACATATCCTATGATCTGTTGACTTCTGTACTTTGACCCAATCTCCTGTATAGATTATGTTGATgagagatgtagaactctgggtGTCAAAAACATAGTTtgataaatgttttctctttgcctGATAAATCTAGATGCCTTTTCTTCCATTGAGCCTTCAGAAACCAGCATGCAGGGACTAAATTGATGGCTTCCTGGAGACTGGAAGCAAGGAGCAGAGTGAAGATGGGTATTTATTCTTAAGCTTCATCTGGCAAACTCATGATATCCTGGCTTCTACCAAAGATCGTAGCTCCTGCCCAGGAGCCCCAAACCTCACAACCTCTTCATACCAGGTTAATAACAATGATGGTCTATTCCAGAATACCATACCCATCTTTTTGGCTTGTTTCTTACGTTCTTTCACACATAGGCaaactatctttttaaataaaatctcccCAAAGTTGTCAAGAAGAATTGGTCATCGGTTTCTTCCAGGGACTTGGAGATTTTGAAGATAGGCATACTCACAGGAAGAGAGTGGACAGAGCCAAAGAAAAGTCAAAGTCATTTAACAAAACATGAATGCAGtagaaagataaaaggaaattcCCATAGTCTCCATTACTTCCCACTCTCATTGTGGAGGATACAAATTCGCCATCAATTTCAGGTCACTGGTAATTCTGAGTAACAGGATGACACAGAGGGAAGGCAATTTCCTCTTTGCAAGTTCTGGGAAGTGGAGTGGGCGATGTGTGACTAACAAAAATTAGAATTGTGAGAAAGGGTTCTTAAGAGAATAATGCCCATGACAGGCAAGCTGACAAACCAAACCGGAGGGGACCCAACATGCAAACCCTACCCGTCCATCGCTTGTCAGAAGAATGGAGTCACTCTTTATGTCCCTGTGAATCACTCCTTGGTTATGAAGGTAGGACAGGGCTTTCAGAACTGACAGGCAGACAGTAGCTATCTGTTCTTCATTCATTctagaaaggaaataacatttaagGATGAAGACAGGTTTAGGTACAGCTTTCTGATGTTCAAGAGATTCCACTTTCTTGGGTACTGGAGCACTTTTGTATGTCTCTAACCTCACCTAGAAAAATCTccaaataaaggaaatgaagtcCCTGGGATATAATTATCACAGAATATTAATCCTGGCACTGAACATTCCAGGGGCCCAATATCAGTCCAGAGAAAGTGACCACATTTGTTAGCTTTTATGTAATTAGTGCAAATTCATGCATGTCCCTGAAGTCTTATACTGTGGGCACTGAAGTTGTATTCAACTAGAATTGAAAATTTTTGGTTTTCTAACAGGTTTATTACAGTGACATAAAATTTTGATCCTCTACCTGTCCCTTTTGTCCTCAGATGGTCATGGTGGAGTTAGCAGATGGACATGGCGTGGTAACTCAGGAGAAAAAAACCTAAATTCCATGTAAGTGATGAGAAGTTCTGTTGTAGGCTTCTGAGATTGAGTCAATGTGTATCCATTCAGAGTGTAGGATGGATGCTATTTAATGAATGGCCTATGTATACATGACTTAGTAATGAGCTCTTTGGGGGGCTGTAGTCCCTGAATGCACAGTGTTAATAATTTATGAAGAAGTCATGGAAGTAGTTATTGTAGTAGTACTTTGAATCATCTGCCTTACCTGGTATGAGTGACAATGTCTGTCAAGGCACCACCTTCCAGAAACTCCATAACCACCCAGAGCTCATCTCCAACAAGGTAGCTGTTGTACATGTCAACTACGTTGTCGTGGTGGTAATCACGCATTATCACGACCTGCATGAGTGAGAAAGATGCATATTTACTGTCTGCTGCTGAAATCTGGGTATGGTTTCCCTGGTGGCCATATAAATACTTTGAGTGAGATGTATTGAGTGCTGGGAGAATTTATAGCACAGGGATCTACTGTGGATGAGAGGCACCAATACTAGTAAGTGATAGTGAAAAGAATTGAGTAGTATATTTGCTTAAAAATGACAGGCCAGGCAGACATTGGAAAGAGAAGAGTGTGCAGGGCAGAGAAAAGttagaagaggagaggaggaagggaagacgTTAAGATATACAGCAAAATTTGTCCAAGAGGAAGTTTACTTTGTCATTTGGAAAAATGTAATCAGACACATCTAAAGGGATTGTATAGATCACTATCCATACTCTACTGTGGGGCAACCCACCAAGGATTCATAGTAAGCTGAGTGGGTAGTACTGAGGCCCACGAAGCAAGCAGTTATGAGAGGGGCTGGAAGACAACAGATTACTTGGGATGGATCTGAGGAAGTACTGGCTTGAATACAAAGAACATActtaaatgatagaaaaattaTAAGCGATAGGTTTTTAAAAGGCCAAATTATGCCTACTTGTTGGAAAGAGTATCTGGGAATTATTACCTTGTAGCAGCTTCTAGTTGATTTTCAGAATTTGTGTGAAGTGATAAGCTATTCTTGTCTGTTCTTGTACTGtgatttagaaaaatattctaagaatCAGAAACAGGATACAAGGAAGACGTTTAAGCCCACTTATCAAGAGCTCTGTTTGGCTTCCAGGGCTTATGTAAGAAATTGAGCATCTTATGGGAACCAGAGATGAGGGAGGTCACTGGGTCTTCAGGGAGCCTCTATTGATGAGGTTTCAGATGTAGCTGAGAGCATTGTACAATACTCATGGACCAACTCACTTCTGTACTCTAATAAG
The DNA window shown above is from Mus pahari chromosome 3, PAHARI_EIJ_v1.1, whole genome shotgun sequence and carries:
- the Pafah1b2 gene encoding LOW QUALITY PROTEIN: platelet-activating factor acetylhydrolase IB subunit beta (The sequence of the model RefSeq protein was modified relative to this genomic sequence to represent the inferred CDS: inserted 1 base in 1 codon) codes for the protein MSQGDSNPAAIPHAAEDIQGDDXHNRFVLDCKDKEPDVLFVGDSMVQLMQQYEIWRELFSPLHALNFGIGGDTTRHVLWRLKNGELENFKPKVIVVCVGTNNHENTAEEVAGGIEAIVQLINTRQPQAKIIVLGLLPRGEKPNPLRQKNAKVNQLLKVSLPKLANVQLLDIDGGFVHSDGAISCHDMFDFLHLTGGGYAKICKPLHELIMQLLEETPEEKQTTIA